From a single Couchioplanes caeruleus genomic region:
- a CDS encoding SpoIIE family protein phosphatase, which yields MSVETGRTTGALVRRVRLPNDRRTPAAARALVRSVLEETGLDELINEALLLTTELSTNAVVHAGTELDMEVAADPGGLTVTVTDFAPGPVEELAVGPRNDKTEIGEVAERGRGLLLVDHFASRWGTVHEGTGKGVWFRLESRPATASPAVLPVLEGDAAPTVGELTALLQSDAERPTEETLAEFAADLIARLARLTGATGGVLRLDRGDGGGRQLLARHGRPPRDNAATIRVPLSVQRPYAGELELDASPEGYALPLATLVAERLSLHLENDRLRRTDLRRQTWLTFLAEASELLAQSLDVNLTMALIPQLVVPRLGQWCAVHTTDSWGRLQLAAATHADESAVSQLYGTLSETGPDSILARLEEASRLGQQVMFGTPSEGFAVPLVARGQRLGTLAVGRHVRHRHDVDEVAVLEDVARRAALAIDNARIHDERHKVARTLQASLLPPALPHVDGVGFAAEYVPTGSEVGGDFYDVVPTGDGWVVVVGDVSGKGVQAATVTGLVRDVIRILVDDGKPMTEILCRVNRTLVQRGGGRYCTLAMASVTRDGTDLRVCLHLAGHDRAVLVHADGRTAFVGEGGTALGLLESISSPDVAVTLGPGDSLIFYTDGVTERRRGRELFGTDRLRQAATPLAGYPADVMAARLRSTTINFSVEEPRDDIAILVLRNDA from the coding sequence GTGTCGGTGGAGACGGGACGCACGACGGGCGCTCTGGTGCGCCGTGTCCGGCTGCCCAACGACCGGCGTACGCCCGCCGCCGCCCGCGCGCTCGTCCGCTCGGTGCTGGAGGAGACCGGCCTGGACGAGCTGATCAACGAGGCGTTGCTGCTGACCACCGAGCTGTCCACGAACGCCGTGGTGCACGCCGGCACCGAGCTCGACATGGAGGTCGCCGCCGACCCGGGCGGGCTGACCGTCACGGTCACCGACTTCGCACCGGGCCCGGTCGAGGAGCTCGCGGTCGGCCCCCGCAACGACAAGACGGAGATCGGCGAGGTAGCGGAGCGTGGTCGCGGGCTGCTGCTGGTCGACCACTTCGCGAGCCGCTGGGGCACGGTGCACGAGGGCACCGGCAAGGGCGTCTGGTTCCGGCTCGAGAGCCGGCCGGCCACCGCCTCCCCCGCCGTGCTGCCCGTGCTGGAGGGTGACGCCGCCCCGACCGTCGGCGAGCTGACCGCGCTGCTGCAGAGCGACGCCGAGCGGCCCACCGAGGAGACGCTGGCCGAATTCGCCGCCGACCTGATCGCCCGCCTGGCGCGGCTGACCGGAGCCACGGGCGGGGTCCTGCGGCTGGACCGTGGCGACGGCGGCGGGCGCCAGCTGCTCGCCCGGCACGGCCGGCCCCCGCGCGACAACGCGGCCACGATCCGGGTGCCGCTGTCCGTGCAGCGGCCGTACGCGGGTGAGCTGGAGCTGGACGCCTCCCCGGAGGGCTACGCGCTCCCCCTGGCCACGCTGGTCGCCGAACGGCTGTCGCTGCACCTGGAGAACGACCGGCTGCGGCGTACCGACCTGCGGCGGCAGACGTGGCTGACGTTCCTCGCCGAGGCCAGCGAGCTGCTCGCCCAGTCCCTCGACGTGAACCTGACCATGGCGCTGATCCCGCAGCTGGTGGTGCCGCGGCTGGGCCAGTGGTGCGCGGTGCACACCACCGACTCGTGGGGCCGGCTGCAGCTGGCGGCGGCCACCCACGCCGACGAGTCGGCGGTGTCCCAGCTCTACGGCACGCTGTCGGAGACCGGCCCCGATTCGATCCTGGCCCGGCTGGAGGAGGCGTCCCGGCTCGGCCAGCAGGTCATGTTCGGTACGCCGTCCGAGGGCTTCGCGGTGCCCCTGGTCGCCCGGGGCCAGCGGCTCGGCACCCTGGCCGTGGGCCGCCACGTGCGGCACCGGCACGACGTGGACGAGGTCGCGGTCCTGGAGGACGTGGCCCGCCGCGCCGCACTGGCGATCGACAACGCCCGCATCCACGACGAGCGGCACAAGGTCGCCCGGACCCTGCAGGCCTCGCTGCTGCCGCCGGCCCTGCCGCACGTCGACGGCGTGGGCTTCGCCGCGGAGTACGTACCCACCGGCTCCGAGGTGGGCGGCGACTTCTACGACGTGGTCCCGACCGGGGACGGCTGGGTCGTGGTGGTCGGCGACGTCTCCGGCAAGGGCGTCCAGGCCGCCACCGTGACGGGGCTGGTCCGCGACGTGATCCGCATCCTGGTCGACGACGGCAAGCCGATGACCGAGATCCTCTGCCGGGTCAACCGCACGCTGGTCCAGCGCGGCGGCGGACGCTACTGCACGCTGGCGATGGCCTCGGTCACCCGCGACGGCACCGACCTGCGCGTCTGCCTGCATCTGGCCGGCCACGACCGCGCGGTGCTCGTGCATGCCGACGGCCGAACCGCGTTCGTCGGCGAGGGGGGCACGGCCCTGGGCCTGCTGGAGAGCATCTCGTCGCCGGATGTCGCCGTCACCCTCGGCCCCGGCGACTCGCTGATCTTCTACACCGACGGCGTGACCGAACGCCGCCGCGGCCGCGAGCTGTTCGGCACGGACCGGCTGCGGCAGGCGGCGACCCCGCTGGCCGGTTATCCGGCCGACGTGATGGCCGCGCGGCTCCGGTCGACGACGATCAACTTCTCCGTCGAGGAGCCGCGCGACGACATCGCGATTCTCGTCCTGCGTAACGACGCCTGA
- a CDS encoding serine hydrolase domain-containing protein: MSHTAVPTRRRTFTIAGGALAALTAGAALAAPSAFAGPAEAPHRVRDDAVQQRIDRLVSEDGFPGVLASVRGTDGHVRDYTAGVGDLTNHRPVPRDAHVRIGSNTKTFTAVVAMQLVGEGRIDLNATVEHYLPGVVHGKGNDGSRITVHQLLQQTSGLPDYDDVIFTKPEDLVGKSHSYFEPRRLVDAALTQPPHFAPGTKWEYSNTNYILAGLIVERVTERPIGEEITRRIIEPLGLRDTYWPGVGEQSLRGRHPQGYVATAPGAPWVDVTRMDPSLGWSAGQLVSSPGDLRAFFEALIGGKLLKPAQQAAMTKTVPAPGFEPTGDWQYGLGVARHPLPCGGYAWGHGGDIQGFETRNLVTTDGRSAVVAVTGLPTGEKMLTHVTDTVDAALCAKP; encoded by the coding sequence ATGTCGCACACAGCCGTACCCACCCGCCGCCGTACGTTCACGATCGCGGGGGGTGCCCTGGCCGCCCTGACCGCCGGCGCCGCCCTCGCCGCGCCATCGGCGTTCGCCGGTCCCGCCGAGGCTCCGCACCGGGTCCGCGACGACGCGGTGCAGCAGCGGATCGACCGGCTGGTCAGCGAGGACGGTTTCCCCGGCGTGCTCGCTTCGGTACGCGGCACCGACGGTCACGTCCGCGACTACACCGCCGGCGTCGGCGACCTCACGAACCACCGCCCGGTTCCGCGCGACGCCCACGTCCGCATCGGCAGCAACACGAAGACGTTCACCGCCGTGGTCGCGATGCAGCTCGTCGGCGAGGGCCGCATCGACCTGAACGCCACCGTGGAGCACTACCTGCCCGGCGTGGTGCACGGCAAGGGGAACGACGGCAGCAGGATCACCGTGCATCAGCTGCTGCAGCAGACGAGCGGCCTGCCCGACTACGACGACGTGATCTTCACCAAGCCGGAGGACCTGGTCGGCAAGAGCCACTCCTACTTCGAGCCGCGCCGGCTGGTGGACGCCGCCCTCACCCAGCCGCCCCACTTCGCGCCCGGCACGAAGTGGGAGTACAGCAACACGAACTACATCCTCGCCGGGCTGATCGTCGAGCGGGTCACCGAGCGCCCGATCGGAGAGGAGATCACCCGCCGGATCATCGAGCCGCTGGGGCTGCGGGACACGTACTGGCCGGGCGTGGGGGAGCAGAGCCTGCGCGGCCGGCACCCGCAGGGCTACGTCGCCACCGCGCCGGGCGCGCCGTGGGTCGACGTCACCCGGATGGACCCGTCGCTGGGCTGGTCGGCCGGCCAGCTGGTGTCCAGCCCCGGTGACCTGCGCGCGTTCTTCGAGGCGCTGATCGGCGGCAAGCTGCTCAAGCCCGCGCAGCAGGCCGCCATGACGAAGACCGTCCCGGCGCCCGGCTTCGAGCCGACCGGCGACTGGCAGTACGGCCTCGGCGTCGCCCGGCACCCCCTGCCCTGCGGCGGGTACGCCTGGGGCCACGGCGGCGACATCCAGGGCTTCGAGACGCGCAACCTGGTCACGACCGACGGTCGCAGCGCCGTGGTCGCGGTGACCGGGCTGCCCACCGGCGAGAAGATGCTCACCCACGTCACGGACACCGTGGACGCCGCCCTCTGCGCCAAGCCGTAA
- a CDS encoding FAD-binding oxidoreductase, whose protein sequence is MGTDLPAREPLLRALVDICGPDFARTAGPSDTVAGRLASFVAAPATTAAVADTMRLAGERGLAVIPRGSGSKLDWGTPPPGVDLLLDTGRLDGIWHHDAEAGTAEIGTGTTVRAVQAALALRGQRLAVDPPSVTATFGGVLAVNETGPLRHRFGTAADQVVSVAYVGRDGEVATSDGENGSPGIAEIDGVLLSARVRLEPLPAVRRWVSVPVATPRDVQDLIAETLSRQVGPSAVEMDLPAGSQPTAAGHLRVVPPPGSGPSGGTAAGRLRVVPPEGSAGHLRAVPSPGSAGQPRAVPSRGSGTAARGALAVLLEGEPADVAQRAADLEKSLGRDATTSPVAPGWWGRYPFGPDDVALRIAVPAADLQSAVYALRDVTGMPVPVRGSAGRGIVHAVLPGTLAAERVEGILDAVRGVLLARGGRCVAISAPRAISTEIDMASRQDLF, encoded by the coding sequence ATGGGGACGGATCTTCCCGCGCGTGAGCCGCTGCTGCGAGCGCTGGTGGACATCTGCGGGCCGGATTTCGCGCGGACGGCCGGCCCCTCCGACACGGTGGCCGGGCGCCTGGCCAGCTTCGTCGCGGCGCCCGCGACGACCGCGGCGGTCGCCGACACCATGCGCCTGGCCGGGGAGCGCGGCCTGGCCGTCATCCCGCGCGGTTCCGGATCCAAACTCGATTGGGGTACGCCTCCGCCCGGCGTGGACCTGCTGCTCGACACGGGCCGTCTCGACGGCATCTGGCACCACGACGCGGAGGCCGGGACGGCCGAGATCGGCACCGGCACGACCGTCCGGGCCGTCCAGGCGGCGCTCGCCTTGCGGGGTCAGCGCCTCGCGGTGGACCCGCCCTCGGTGACGGCGACCTTCGGCGGCGTGCTCGCCGTGAACGAGACGGGCCCGCTGCGCCACCGCTTCGGCACGGCCGCGGACCAGGTCGTCAGCGTCGCGTACGTGGGCAGGGACGGCGAGGTGGCCACCTCCGACGGTGAGAACGGCAGCCCGGGCATCGCCGAGATCGACGGTGTGCTGCTGTCGGCGCGGGTACGCCTCGAGCCGCTGCCCGCGGTCCGGCGCTGGGTGTCGGTGCCGGTCGCGACGCCGCGCGACGTCCAGGACCTGATCGCCGAGACGCTGTCCCGGCAGGTCGGCCCGAGCGCCGTCGAGATGGACCTGCCCGCCGGGAGCCAGCCCACCGCTGCCGGGCACCTGAGGGTGGTTCCCCCGCCGGGCTCCGGCCCGTCCGGAGGCACCGCAGCCGGGCGCCTGCGGGTGGTGCCGCCGGAAGGCTCGGCCGGGCACCTGCGGGCGGTTCCGTCGCCGGGCTCGGCCGGGCAGCCGCGGGCGGTTCCGTCGCGCGGCTCGGGCACGGCCGCCCGCGGCGCGCTCGCAGTCCTCCTTGAGGGCGAACCGGCCGACGTGGCGCAGCGGGCTGCCGACCTGGAGAAGTCGCTCGGCCGTGACGCGACCACGTCACCGGTGGCGCCGGGCTGGTGGGGCCGCTACCCGTTCGGCCCGGACGACGTGGCCCTGCGGATCGCGGTGCCGGCGGCCGACCTGCAGTCCGCGGTGTACGCGCTGCGCGACGTGACCGGGATGCCGGTGCCGGTCCGGGGCTCGGCGGGCCGGGGCATCGTGCACGCGGTCCTGCCCGGCACGCTCGCCGCGGAACGCGTCGAAGGCATCCTGGACGCGGTGCGCGGGGTGCTGCTGGCCCGCGGCGGACGCTGCGTGGCGATCTCGGCGCCGCGGGCGATCAGCACGGAGATCGACATGGCGAGCCGTCAAGACCTGTTCTGA
- a CDS encoding DUF1963 domain-containing protein codes for MNHRERFLRAAAELGVPADEATAFAGFLRFAIWTSPHYTGPVVGQRGGLPRLPADMPWPSSGSLPLPFIASFDCAALPRVDDLPLPADGSLLLFLDHDMALEEREENDNDSEMEYARVVYVPVGTPTVTAPEPDHSGQPFYNTTLSFIGDERPLIAEVNAELPSWLRRADMATPTAPGSDDHLGLRLPHREELRVLAGKLWPESNGASVRLGGYTGGIGALATDHMYATPETEMAEKNLEARKRAGELVIRPGERDAYLERETLRVMREWLPLAQFVPDEVHRGRFLIRRDHLAAGRFDEALSFTAFTE; via the coding sequence ATGAACCACCGAGAGCGATTCCTCCGTGCGGCGGCCGAGCTGGGTGTCCCGGCGGACGAGGCCACCGCGTTCGCCGGATTCCTGCGCTTCGCCATCTGGACCAGCCCGCACTACACCGGTCCCGTCGTCGGGCAGAGGGGCGGGTTGCCGCGGCTGCCCGCGGACATGCCGTGGCCCTCCTCGGGATCGCTTCCGTTGCCGTTCATCGCCTCCTTCGACTGCGCGGCGCTTCCCCGCGTGGACGACCTGCCGCTGCCGGCCGACGGCTCGTTGCTCCTCTTCCTGGACCACGACATGGCTCTGGAAGAACGCGAGGAGAACGACAACGACAGCGAGATGGAGTACGCGCGGGTGGTGTACGTGCCGGTCGGCACACCAACCGTGACGGCGCCGGAGCCCGATCACTCCGGGCAGCCGTTCTACAACACGACGCTCTCCTTCATCGGGGACGAGCGCCCACTGATCGCCGAGGTCAACGCGGAGTTGCCCAGCTGGCTCCGGCGCGCGGACATGGCGACGCCGACCGCTCCCGGGTCCGACGACCACCTGGGGCTCCGGTTGCCGCACCGGGAGGAACTCCGCGTTCTCGCCGGGAAGCTGTGGCCGGAGAGCAACGGCGCCTCCGTCCGCCTCGGCGGGTACACCGGCGGGATCGGCGCACTCGCGACCGATCACATGTACGCCACTCCGGAGACCGAGATGGCCGAGAAGAACCTGGAGGCCCGGAAACGCGCTGGTGAACTCGTCATCCGGCCGGGCGAGCGGGATGCGTACCTGGAGAGGGAGACCCTCCGGGTGATGCGTGAATGGCTACCGCTGGCCCAGTTCGTGCCGGACGAGGTCCACCGCGGGCGTTTCCTCATCCGCCGTGACCATCTCGCCGCCGGACGGTTCGACGAGGCGCTGTCCTTCACCGCGTTCACCGAGTGA
- a CDS encoding dihydrofolate reductase family protein — protein sequence MVFVVAKTQYYTATSIDGFTADLDDSLEWLFEVDEGTDNPFGAFFANIGAFAMGATTYEWVLKNDNVVDEPQNWHDMYGDIPCWVFTHRELPLVPDANIFMVSGDVRRVHEAMTVAAQGRNVWLAGGGDLAAEFADAGLLDEVILAVAPVMLGAGTPVLPRRLSSQQLALTNVAQMGQFAYLTYAVGVLADLGRHMAADVLRRSPAHT from the coding sequence ATGGTGTTTGTCGTGGCGAAGACTCAGTACTACACGGCGACCAGCATCGACGGCTTCACCGCCGACCTGGACGACTCCCTCGAGTGGCTGTTCGAGGTCGACGAGGGCACCGACAACCCCTTCGGCGCGTTCTTCGCCAACATCGGCGCGTTCGCGATGGGTGCCACCACGTACGAGTGGGTCCTCAAGAACGACAACGTGGTCGACGAGCCGCAGAACTGGCACGACATGTACGGCGACATCCCCTGCTGGGTGTTCACCCACCGGGAGCTGCCGCTGGTCCCGGACGCCAACATCTTCATGGTCAGCGGCGACGTACGCCGGGTCCACGAGGCGATGACAGTCGCCGCGCAGGGCCGCAACGTGTGGCTGGCCGGCGGCGGCGACCTGGCGGCCGAGTTCGCGGACGCGGGCCTGCTCGACGAGGTCATCCTCGCGGTCGCGCCGGTGATGCTGGGCGCGGGTACGCCGGTCCTGCCGCGCCGGCTCTCCTCCCAGCAGCTGGCGCTGACGAACGTCGCCCAGATGGGCCAGTTCGCCTACCTGACGTACGCGGTGGGCGTGCTCGCCGACCTCGGCCGCCACATGGCCGCCGACGTCCTGCGCCGCTCACCCGCCCACACCTGA
- a CDS encoding hybrid sensor histidine kinase/response regulator encodes MTTAKEAGPGVAEETVLLGELAEALRRVRNGDLKVRLARRSGSFGELVDAFNEVVTLQERQNLDVRRISRTVGREGRLTERLDDEGLDGAWSDSVRSVNSLIDDLARPTTEISRVIVAVAEGDLSQHMALEMDGRPLRGEFLRIGRTVNTMVDQLSSFASEVTRVAREVGTEGALGGQADVRGVAGTWKDLTDSVNTMASNLTHQVRSISQVATAMARGDLSQKITVGARGEVAELADTMNGVTDTLRLFAEQVTRVAREVGTEGKLGGQADVPNVAGTWKDLTDSVNSMASNLTSQVRNIAQVSTAVAKGDLSQKITVAAQGEILELKDTVNTMVDQLSSFADEVTRVAREVGTEGRLGGQAQVRGVSGTWRDLTENVNQLAANLTDQVRNISQVSTAVAKGDLSQKITVDARGEIAQLKNTMNTMVDQLSSFADEVTRVAREVGSEGKLGGQAQVKGVSGTWRDLTDNVNYMASNLTSQVRNIASVTTAVAKGDLSQKITVDARGEILELKSTVNTMVDQLSSFADEVTRVAREVGTEGKLGGQAQVRGVAGTWRDLTDNVNSMASNLTAQVRNIAQVSTAVARGDLSQKITVDAQGEILELKSTVNTMVDQLSSFADEVTRVAREVGSEGKLGGQAQVPGVAGTWRDLTDNVNYMASNLTAQVRNIASVTTAVAKGDLSQKITVDARGEILELKDTVNTMVDQLSSFANEVTRVGREVGIEGKLGGQAQVKGVSGTWRDLTDNVNQLASTLTTQLRAIAEVSTAVTRGDLTQSIAVEAQGEVAELKDNINQMIVTLRETTKANAEQGWLDSNLARIGGLLQGQRDLGEVCRMIMTEVTPLVEAQLGAFFLMDNEEAVMRLRLAASYGYVARTNEVTFGPGEGLVGQAAVSRRTIRVRATHDGVLTMRSGLMAMPPNDLVVLPVLFEGEMLGVIEFASVAAFSGLHLTFLERLVATIGIALNTIQANRRTEELLAQSQRLAREMQDQSAELQRTNAELEDKAQLLSEQKGNIEVKNREIELARLGLEEKAQQLSRASAYKTEFLANMSHELRTPLNSLLLLARLLAENPEKNLSEKQIEFARTIHSAGSDLLSLIDDILDLSKIEAGRMDVEPDQVDFEEIRSYVEQAFTPQAEDKGLDFRVDVSPDLPDSIVTDTQRLQQILRNLLSNAVKFTDRGSVTLSIFPVAPGTDFDLPSLTSAELVVAFAVSDTGIGISDEKLNLIFEAFQQADGTTSRKYGGTGLGLSISREFAALLGGTIVVSSAPGDGSTFTLYVPDVLVRDTIPMPALPQVAAEKSGPPRASSMSSLDMPLLAQPAESEPHAVTPASRQLDGATVLIIDDDVRNVFALTSALEMHGLNVLYSDNGVDGVRLLAEHPEVDIVLMDAMMPDQDGYETTRGIRRNQRFRDLPVVFLTAKAMPGDRESALAAGASDYITKPVDLDQLIELMARWVNASETSGTESERG; translated from the coding sequence ATGACGACGGCGAAAGAGGCCGGCCCCGGCGTGGCCGAGGAGACCGTGCTGCTCGGCGAGCTGGCGGAGGCGCTGCGCCGGGTGCGAAACGGTGACCTGAAGGTCCGCCTGGCGCGCCGGAGCGGCTCGTTCGGCGAGCTCGTGGACGCGTTCAACGAGGTGGTGACGCTGCAGGAGCGGCAGAACCTGGACGTACGGCGGATCAGCCGTACGGTCGGCCGTGAGGGCCGGCTCACCGAGCGCCTCGACGACGAGGGACTGGACGGGGCGTGGTCCGACAGCGTGCGCTCGGTCAACTCCCTGATCGACGACCTCGCGCGGCCGACCACCGAGATCTCCCGGGTCATCGTCGCGGTGGCCGAGGGCGACCTCTCCCAGCACATGGCGCTGGAGATGGACGGGCGCCCGCTGCGCGGTGAGTTCCTGCGCATCGGCCGCACGGTCAACACGATGGTGGACCAGCTGTCGTCGTTCGCCAGCGAGGTCACCCGGGTGGCCCGCGAGGTGGGCACCGAGGGCGCGCTGGGCGGTCAGGCCGACGTGCGGGGCGTCGCCGGTACGTGGAAGGACCTCACCGACTCGGTCAACACGATGGCCTCGAACCTGACCCACCAGGTGCGGTCGATCTCGCAGGTGGCCACCGCGATGGCGCGCGGCGACCTGTCGCAGAAGATCACCGTCGGGGCCCGCGGCGAGGTGGCCGAGCTGGCGGACACGATGAACGGCGTGACCGACACCCTGCGTCTCTTCGCCGAGCAGGTCACGCGGGTGGCGCGCGAGGTCGGCACGGAGGGCAAGCTGGGCGGCCAGGCCGACGTGCCCAACGTGGCGGGCACGTGGAAGGACCTCACCGACTCGGTGAACTCGATGGCCTCGAACCTGACGAGCCAGGTGCGCAACATCGCCCAGGTCTCGACCGCGGTGGCCAAGGGTGACCTGTCGCAGAAGATCACGGTGGCTGCCCAGGGCGAGATCCTGGAGCTCAAGGACACCGTGAACACGATGGTGGACCAGCTGTCGTCGTTCGCCGACGAGGTGACGCGGGTGGCCCGCGAGGTGGGCACCGAGGGCCGGCTGGGCGGTCAGGCGCAGGTCCGTGGCGTCTCCGGCACGTGGCGCGACCTGACCGAGAACGTCAACCAGCTCGCCGCGAACCTCACCGACCAGGTCCGCAACATCTCCCAGGTCTCCACCGCGGTGGCCAAGGGTGACCTGTCGCAGAAGATCACGGTCGACGCCCGCGGCGAGATCGCGCAGCTCAAGAACACGATGAACACGATGGTGGACCAGCTGTCGTCGTTCGCCGACGAGGTGACGCGGGTGGCCCGCGAGGTGGGTTCGGAGGGCAAGCTGGGCGGCCAGGCCCAGGTCAAGGGCGTCTCGGGTACGTGGCGGGACCTGACCGACAACGTGAACTACATGGCGTCCAACCTGACGAGCCAGGTGCGCAACATCGCCTCGGTGACGACCGCGGTGGCGAAGGGTGACCTGTCGCAGAAGATCACGGTCGACGCCCGTGGCGAGATCCTCGAGCTGAAGTCGACCGTCAACACGATGGTGGACCAGCTGTCGTCGTTCGCCGACGAGGTCACGCGTGTGGCGCGCGAGGTGGGCACCGAGGGCAAGCTCGGCGGCCAGGCCCAGGTACGCGGCGTCGCCGGCACGTGGCGCGACCTCACCGACAACGTCAACTCGATGGCCTCCAACCTGACCGCGCAGGTCCGCAACATCGCGCAGGTCTCGACCGCGGTCGCACGCGGCGACCTGTCGCAGAAGATCACGGTCGACGCGCAGGGCGAGATCCTGGAGCTGAAGTCGACCGTGAACACGATGGTGGACCAGCTGTCGTCGTTCGCCGACGAGGTGACGCGGGTGGCCCGCGAGGTGGGCTCGGAGGGCAAGCTCGGCGGTCAGGCGCAGGTGCCCGGCGTGGCCGGCACGTGGCGCGACCTCACCGACAACGTCAACTACATGGCGTCCAACCTGACCGCCCAGGTGCGCAACATCGCCTCGGTCACCACCGCGGTGGCCAAGGGCGACCTGTCGCAGAAGATCACGGTCGACGCCCGCGGCGAGATCCTCGAGCTCAAGGACACCGTCAACACGATGGTCGACCAGCTGTCCTCGTTCGCCAACGAGGTCACCCGGGTCGGCCGCGAGGTCGGCATCGAGGGCAAGCTCGGCGGTCAGGCCCAGGTCAAGGGCGTGTCGGGTACGTGGCGTGACCTTACCGACAACGTCAACCAGCTCGCCTCCACGCTGACCACCCAGCTGCGCGCGATCGCCGAGGTGTCCACCGCGGTGACCCGCGGGGACCTGACGCAGAGCATCGCCGTCGAGGCGCAGGGCGAGGTCGCCGAGCTCAAGGACAACATCAACCAGATGATCGTGACCCTGCGCGAGACCACCAAGGCGAACGCCGAGCAGGGCTGGCTGGACTCCAACCTCGCCCGCATCGGCGGCCTGCTGCAGGGCCAGCGCGACCTCGGCGAGGTCTGCCGCATGATCATGACCGAGGTGACGCCGCTGGTGGAGGCCCAGCTCGGCGCCTTCTTCCTGATGGACAACGAGGAAGCGGTCATGCGCCTGCGGCTGGCCGCCTCCTACGGGTACGTCGCCCGTACCAACGAGGTCACGTTCGGGCCCGGTGAGGGGCTGGTCGGGCAGGCGGCGGTCTCGCGGCGCACGATCCGGGTGCGCGCCACCCACGACGGCGTCCTGACCATGCGGTCCGGCCTGATGGCGATGCCGCCCAACGACCTCGTCGTGCTGCCGGTGCTGTTCGAGGGCGAGATGCTCGGCGTGATCGAGTTCGCGTCGGTCGCCGCGTTCTCCGGGCTGCACCTGACGTTCCTCGAGCGGCTGGTGGCCACCATCGGCATCGCGCTCAACACCATTCAGGCCAACCGGCGTACGGAGGAACTGCTCGCCCAGTCGCAGCGGCTGGCCCGGGAGATGCAGGACCAGTCGGCGGAGCTGCAGCGTACGAACGCCGAGCTGGAGGACAAGGCACAGCTGCTCAGCGAGCAGAAGGGCAACATCGAGGTCAAGAACCGCGAGATCGAGCTGGCGCGCCTCGGCCTGGAGGAGAAGGCGCAGCAGCTGTCGCGGGCGTCGGCGTACAAGACGGAGTTCCTGGCCAACATGAGCCACGAGTTGCGGACCCCGCTCAACTCGCTGTTGCTGCTGGCGCGCCTGCTCGCGGAGAACCCGGAGAAGAACCTCAGCGAGAAGCAGATCGAGTTCGCCCGTACGATCCACAGCGCCGGCTCGGACCTGCTCTCGCTGATCGACGACATCCTCGACCTCAGCAAGATCGAGGCGGGGCGCATGGACGTCGAGCCCGACCAGGTCGACTTCGAGGAGATCCGGTCGTACGTCGAGCAGGCGTTCACCCCGCAGGCCGAGGACAAGGGCCTCGACTTCCGGGTCGACGTGTCGCCCGACCTGCCGGACTCGATCGTCACGGACACCCAGCGCCTGCAGCAGATCCTGCGCAACCTGCTGTCGAACGCGGTCAAGTTCACCGACCGCGGCTCGGTCACGCTGAGCATCTTCCCCGTGGCCCCGGGCACCGACTTCGACCTGCCGTCGCTGACGTCGGCGGAGCTGGTGGTGGCGTTCGCGGTCAGCGACACCGGCATCGGCATCTCCGACGAGAAGCTGAACCTCATCTTCGAGGCGTTCCAGCAGGCCGACGGCACGACCAGCCGCAAGTACGGTGGCACCGGCCTGGGCCTGTCGATCAGCCGGGAGTTCGCCGCGCTGCTCGGCGGCACGATCGTGGTGTCGTCCGCGCCGGGCGACGGCTCCACCTTCACCCTGTACGTGCCCGACGTGCTCGTCCGCGACACCATCCCGATGCCCGCGCTGCCGCAGGTCGCGGCGGAGAAGAGCGGGCCGCCCCGGGCCTCGTCGATGTCGTCGCTGGACATGCCGTTGCTCGCCCAGCCCGCCGAGTCGGAGCCGCACGCGGTCACCCCCGCCAGCCGGCAACTCGACGGCGCCACCGTGCTGATCATCGACGACGACGTCCGCAACGTCTTCGCGCTGACCAGCGCCCTCGAGATGCACGGGCTGAACGTGCTCTACTCCGACAACGGCGTGGACGGCGTACGGCTGCTCGCCGAGCACCCCGAGGTCGACATCGTGCTGATGGACGCGATGATGCCGGACCAGGACGGGTACGAGACGACCCGGGGGATCCGCCGCAATCAGCGCTTCCGCGACCTACCGGTAGTGTTCCTGACGGCGAAGGCGATGCCCGGTGACCGCGAGTCGGCGCTGGCCGCGGGGGCCAGTGACTACATCACCAAGCCCGTCGACCTGGACCAGCTCATCGAGCTGATGGCTCGCTGGGTGAACGCGTCCGAGACTTCGGGGACGGAGAGTGAGCGTGGCTGA